The sequence ACAAGTAGTGTTTCCCAGATTTATTTAAACACTGGACACTTTCTTCCTGGCACACTGCTGTCACTGGGCACCTGGGTCCTGCAGAACACAGCTCAGGTGGGGTTGCAACCAAATTCCAGAAGGGTTCATGCCGAGCTCTGGAACGTCAGCTCCCACAACCATCAATGTTGTCCCAAGGGTTCTTCTTCAGTGCTGACATGAAGTAGTCTTTGATTTTGAGTGTCTGGGACATGCCCTAAGGAGGTGTTAGAAATGGGACTCATTGGAGAAGGGCTTTGTAACCTCCCCTGAGGGAGCTTTCAAGGCTTTGAGTTAATGAGAGCACAgtgttttaattacttttattattatttaggtatGCTAAGACCAGCGGACCAGGAGATTGCCACCGAGAGGCAGTTTGTTCCCCGCAGACCTCTAGAGGAGGGGGCAGGCCGCACCACAGAGGGACGCATGGGGAAGCACCTGGTAGATTAGAAGGCAGAGGACGAGAGGGAGCCACGTGGTTTCTGAGGGAAAGAAGAGGTAGAGTAAGCAGGCTCTAGTTTGAATCATTTCAGGGCTCTGGGGCCTCCAGTCTATCCCTGTTCATCAGGTACCTGGCGCTGGGTAAGGCAGGAGAACAGGGGCCCAGAGTATGAGAGCCATAGAAGAAGTGGTTGGGGGTGTGGGCTCTGCATTGGTTTACATTTGCTAAGTGTCTGCTCAGGGGGGTTATTTACCATTTCTAGGAATTGGCTAGGCCTGGGAGAGTCAGTCCCTCCAAGGTCAGCAAGGCCCCAGATGTCAAAgcatcagaaaacagaaaatgtgaggCATGATTAATATAtgcactgtgcctggcactgagCAAATAAATCCCATCTGCTTCTTCACATCCCTTGGGCTGGCACTATGATCATCTTCATTTTCCAGACAGGGGACCAAACTTGGCTGAAGTCATGTAGTTAAGGAGGATctgaggggcttctgggtggctcagtcagttaagcatctgcctttagctcaggtcgtgatcctggggtcctggggtggagcctcaCATCAAtctctctgctctgcagggagcctgcctctccctctccctttgcagctccccctgcttgtgctccctctcaaataaatgaataaaatccttaaaagaaaagaagaggaggatCTGAGATTCAAGTTTGAACCTCAACTTGGAAAGTCAGCTCCCCTCTGGCAAATTAAAGGGATTGACCAATGTCAAGTGCCAGTGAGGATGTCTCTGGAACTCTCCTATCGGCTTGTGGCAGGGCAAATGGGTACAATCATGTTGGGAACACTGGTAGTATCTACTAAAGCTAAATGTACATGTTCCCTACTGCCCAGTGACTCCAGCCCCAGGTGTCTGCTGGAAGAAATAACACCGATGCACCAAAGACATTGTCAGGGGTATTtacagaagttttctttttaatggctaaataCTGGAAAGCTCTCAAATGTCTaataggagaatggataaactatGAATACACTGTAGCTTATCCACACACAACTATGAGAATGAATTAGGCATTGCTGCACATATGGACTCATGAAGAAGCAGGAACAAAAGGAACACACTATCATTCCATTTAGAGTTGGTGCTCTAGAGCAAGCAAAACCGATCTAAGTGATTCAAGTCAGAATGATGGGTTACTCTTGGGGTTGGAAAGGCTGTTTACTGTTGGGGAAGGCCCAGGAGGGAGCCTTCTGGGGAGATGGAAACATTCTAAATCGGtcccgcctgggtggctcagcagttgagtgtctgtctttggctcagggcgtgatcctggggttctgggatcgagttctgcatcgggttcctggtgaggagcctgcttcttctccctctgtctatgtctctgcctctccctcatgaataaatctttttttttttttttttttaaagaaacattctaAATCTTCATCTGGGTAGAGGTTGCGGGGGTGGAGATATTTAAAATCATCAAGCCATACACTTAAAATCTGTGCACTTCACCCTATATGAGtcacacctcaataaaaaaagtATCTACCTGTCCTAACTACATGTGTATAAATGTGTGGATTTCTGGGCTCCTGTTCTTAGAAGATCCTGTGGGGACCAGGACCCCGACATTTGGGAAGATAGGACCCAGCTGATGGGCCCTAGCCACTGtgcccccatgcccccacccctcGCAATGGGCTGATTTGCATGCCTTGTCATGGTCCAGGGgcttcccctgcctgtgctctgaaGCACCTGGAGTGCTCCCAACAGAACGACTCTTGTCCGCCTCTCTGCCTCTGGCCATGGCCTGCTGGCATCTGGCCCTCCTTCTGACTGGGGCCCTCCTGTCAGGTGAGCTCCCCCTAGGCCTGGCTCACCTGAGTAGGGTGGGGGATGGCACTGGCACCAGAAGGCCCCTGCAAGGAAGCAAATCGATGTGGGCAGTGGGAGGGTTTTAGAAGGGGCATTAAGGTGGAGGGGACATGGGACTCCGTGTGGGCCTCAGTTTTGCCATTTGCAAATGACCAGATTGTTAGGATCATTTCAGATTCTGATTCTTTGGGGTTTCAGAAGAGACTGGAAGTGGTCGGTCACCTTTTTTAGTTTTTCACGTGGGAAGCTACCCCAAGGGCCTCAGGGACAACTTATCCTTGAGAAGATTCCCAGCAGCTAGTTGTCTGAAGTTGAGCTGATGGGTGGGATAGCCCAGGAGGCCTCCCTGGTGGTGGTAGTTAGAGTCTGGAAGAGCCAGTGTTACTGAGGGGTAAGGGTCTGCAGGACAAGGAAtgggggcaggcagagaaggGCCCAGAGGCCACGAGTCCCACACTCTGAACTCTAGGTGCTCAACTGAACACATTCTTGGTAATGTAGCACAAATGAGGACTTGGGGGTTGCCAACTTTGTGCCCCATCTAATCTCAATTCCATGGCACTGGGCTATGAGCCTTTTGGGAGTCAGAGTCTCCTTTGAGTCTGACCAAGCCTTCATGGGGTAGGGACAGGAAGAAAGGAGCCCATGGGTTGTTCTCTCTCAGTCTTTCAGCCAGGCTTGGCCCAGCCAGATGCACTGCTGTTCTTCCCAGGCCAAGTGGCCCAACTCTCCTGCATGCTCAGCCCTCGCCATGCCACCATCGGGGAGTACGGTGTGTCTTGGTATCAGCAACGGGCAGGCAGTGCCCCCCGCTACCTCCTCTACTACCGCTCAGAGAAGGACTACCATCGGTCCCCTGACATCCCTGACCGCTTCTCGGCAGCCACAGATGCTGCCCACAATGCCTGCATCCTGACCATCAGCCCCGTGCAGCCTGAAGACGACGCAGATTATTACTGTTCTGTGGGCTACACATCCTAAGGGTGGAGTGTGGGACAAGTGCTTCATATCTGCTTCTCATTTCTGCACCCTGATCTTGGGTTCCCCCCTCTTTCTCTGAATCTtgattttcctcctctgtaaaatgggttaatAATATTAAACATGTGAACAATAACCATTCTGAGGGCCATGAAATTCCTGCTGCCAAAGTGACTGGGAGTGTGGGGGTAGGGATTCTGGGGATtgttatagaagaggaaacatttGAGACCCTTGGGGCGGGCCTGGCCTCTCCACTGGCCCCCAGGGGCTCAGACTGGTAGCCTGGGCTTCCTGTGACCTGAGGagctggaggaagagaaaaaggaaccagtTCTTGCTGCTCCTAGCTCTGCATGGCTGGTTGTGGTTCAACGCTCAAGGGGTGACTGGACTGGGTCCTCATGGAGCCCAGGCTGCTAGCCTGGGGGGCGAGGAGAGCTCCTGCCTACTTCTTgatggggcagggaggcaggtgtgAGTATGTGGAGGGGGGTGGAGGCACTCAGAGGCACCTGAGGGTCCTGGGGAGGGTGCTGAATGCAGGTGGGCAGCATCTCTCCCGTTAGGAATGTGTGTCCTACTGGTTTCCAGTGTCAGGGCTGTGCCCCTCTCCCGCACTGGCTGTCCCACAGGCAGGGAAGGCTGAGCAACTGGATCCAGTGGGGAGACTGGGTGGAGGGGCAAGTCTTATCAGAAGCAGAGCTGAGCgactgggggttgggggggatgtTCAAGAACAcactcctcttccttcctgggTCCCCAAGAGGCACCTCATGTCTGGAGGTCATCCCTCACACGCACTGGAGTTGGGGGGTCTCCAGGGTGCAGCCTACACTCCCAGCCgtctcctgggccctccctgggcccctcctCATCTCCGACTCTGCAGGCAGGACCAGGGCTACCCAGGAGGGGGGATCACACAGGCCCCTGGGCCTGCGCGGGGTGACGGGCTCCTCAGCTCGGGGaaccccttcccttcccccccccccccccaagacccCAGCCGCCGCAGGGGCCTCGGGCTCGGCCCTGCCCCAGGAGGTTGCAGCGGGAACTGGCCGGCCCAGTTGCCTCTTATGCACCCCAGCCGACGGCCGACGAGCCGTTTCCGCCACGCCCAGGGACGCCCAGGGGACCGCCCGGGGAGCGGCTCCCGGCGCGCTGCACCAGCCGCTCCGCGCGGACTCCCGGCGCCGCAGGATCACCGAGACGCGGGGACCTCCGCGCGGCCTAGAGCGGTCCCGGAAGTGcccgcgggcgggggggcggggctccgggcgcTCGGGCCGCCGCGGGCTCCGCGTCAGCAGCCGCCGCGGAGCGAGGCCGGCTCGGCCGCGGGTTGGAGCGGCTCAGgtgcggccccgccccgcccgcctgcggccccgccccggcccaggtgagcggccccgccccggcccaggTGAGTGGCTCGGCGTCAGCCCTCGTGACCACCTGTCCCCGGTGGCCCCGGGTGTGGGCGGCCCCCATCGGTGGGAGGCGTGGAGGGGCGCCCGCTGCGGCGCTCGGGCGGCGCGTGAGTGTCCGCGGCCCCTCGCGGGCCTCCAGCCAGGAAACCCTGACCGGACCGAGGGTGTCCTGGgtgcccaggccccaggggctCCCCGAAGCACAAGGTGACCTGTGCAGGAGGAGCCGGGGAAGGCCCCGAGAGAGATGGGAAGATGGGGCCCCAGACCTTTGGATCTTCGGtccaaaaatacttaaaacattgTTGAGGACAGATACAGGATTGCCAACTTCCCAGAGTGGAGACTTCAGCATGTAGGTGGCCCATAGTGGGAATGGAAAACCCCCAAGGAGGGAACTTTGGAGAAACACCACGACTTAACAGGTGGGTGGAGGAAGAGTTGCGATCACGGATACCCAGAGAAGGGGATCAGAGAGCATGAGAACTGTGGGGGAAAGTTTCAGAAACGAAGGGAATAAagcagggagtgggagggaggtggggggggtttCAAAACCTCGAGGTGTTCAGACAGGCAAGGTGGGTTTAACGCAGGGGTGGGCCTGTCGTGTCACACCTTCCAGGTTTTCAAGAGAAAGCCTGAAACCTACTGAGCCTCCAGTATTGGCAGCTAagtcaaacaaaaagaaaaagttccaaCTCTTTTCAAGCCAAACAAAACGTGTCTGTGGCAGGATCCCCAAGCTGCCAATTTGTAACTTCTGAAATGAAGGGTTTTGAGAAGGGAGCTATTGGTGAGCACGGCCAAAAGGGGTGGGCAAGTGAGGTCTGAGAAGAGAGGGATTGGCCATAAGGAGGTCATTGGATGCCAGAGCTGAAGATGCTGAAGTCCCAGCTGAAATTGGAAACTTGAAATTTTGTCTCCAGGCAGTACACAGTCCTGTGATTTTTCTCTGGCAACATTTAACGTCTTAGAGGAATTGACAGAGAACGTTGGTACTTGGCAGCTGGTTGCTGCAGGGCAAGGAGGTAAGGAATGCGATGCTGGCCAGTCTATAGTTTGAGCCACGATAAGAGTCTAAGCTAGACAGGGAAGGGTGTGGACTGGAAGAGGAGAACGTGGGTGAAATTGGTGAGTTGTTAGACCTGATGAGATCAATCTAGAGAACCCGAATGACTGGAGGTTGTGCTTGCTGCACAGGAGGGAAACGGGAGTTAAGTGGTCTAAGAATTTTTGAGAATACTTCAGTTCTGTACTTCTTTTCACACGTGGCCTTTTTTAACCACctgataattcatttaaaaaatcatttccaaatcGGAATGAGTTCCATCAGGACTATGCTGATTAATTTAGTGTGTTTTTTTATGCTTAACTGTCTATGCTTCAGTGTGCTGCCAATAGTACCTTTGTATAgagtggtgaggattaaatgcaaaTGTGTTTATAGAAGGTCTAGTAGTGCCTAggacatagtagatgctcaatgaacACGAGCTGTTATTATTATCATGGTACCTGGGGTTTCCCTTCAGCTT is a genomic window of Vulpes vulpes isolate BD-2025 chromosome 10, VulVul3, whole genome shotgun sequence containing:
- the VPREB3 gene encoding pre-B lymphocyte protein 3 yields the protein MGCSLSVFQPGLAQPDALLFFPGQVAQLSCMLSPRHATIGEYGVSWYQQRAGSAPRYLLYYRSEKDYHRSPDIPDRFSAATDAAHNACILTISPVQPEDDADYYCSVGYTS